The Candidatus Binatus sp. genome contains a region encoding:
- a CDS encoding YggS family pyridoxal phosphate-dependent enzyme has translation MSIGNEIERRLEIVRARIAAAARRAGRNPASIRLVLASKTQPSEAIRAASQAGARDFGENYVQEAIAKRAELADLPEIRWHLIGHLQTNKAKTAAGAFALIHSVDSVRLAEALGRAQPSPRVRALIEVNLGAEASKTGAAADGVAALLDAVRGKIEIDGLMTIPPPGAGAETTRPYFVRLREMRDRLAVHSGLALSELSMGMTDDFEIAIEEGATIVRIGRAVFGERTA, from the coding sequence ATGTCGATTGGCAATGAAATTGAACGGCGGCTGGAGATCGTGCGAGCGCGGATCGCCGCGGCCGCCCGCCGCGCCGGCCGCAATCCCGCCTCGATTCGGCTCGTGCTCGCGAGCAAGACGCAGCCAAGCGAGGCGATTCGCGCCGCATCGCAGGCAGGCGCGCGCGATTTCGGCGAGAACTACGTCCAGGAGGCGATTGCGAAGCGCGCGGAGCTGGCGGACTTGCCCGAAATTCGATGGCATCTGATCGGCCATCTGCAAACCAACAAGGCAAAGACTGCTGCCGGCGCGTTCGCGCTCATTCACAGCGTCGATTCGGTCCGCCTGGCCGAGGCGCTGGGGCGGGCGCAACCGTCGCCGCGCGTCCGCGCGCTCATCGAAGTGAATCTCGGCGCCGAGGCGAGCAAGACCGGAGCGGCTGCGGACGGAGTCGCAGCCCTCCTGGACGCGGTTCGCGGCAAGATCGAAATCGACGGCCTGATGACGATTCCGCCGCCCGGCGCCGGCGCCGAGACGACGCGTCCCTACTTCGTGCGGCTGCGCGAGATGCGCGATCGCCTTGCAGTGCATTCGGGGCTTGCGCTAAGCGAACTCTCGATGGGCATGACCGACGACTTCGAAATCGCCATCGAGGAAGGCGCGACGATCGTGCGGATCGGGCGCGCGGTCTTCGGCGAACGCACGGCGTGA
- a CDS encoding Maf family protein — protein sequence MGDSSKVILASASPRRRQLLGAAGISFEVIESLVPERRLTGEPARDYALRMAREKAGAVSSRFAEAIVIGADTIVMCETQILEKPAHPEDARRMLEMLSGRTHTVVTAFALARGGSVLESSPVESQVTFRKLSEAEIDDYIATEEPFDKAGAYGIQGVGGGFISRVEGSRDNVMGLPTEPVVAALARWGVKPA from the coding sequence ATGGGCGATTCAAGCAAAGTGATTCTTGCCTCGGCGTCGCCGCGGCGCCGTCAATTATTGGGGGCGGCGGGAATTTCGTTCGAAGTTATCGAAAGCCTGGTGCCGGAGCGGCGCCTTACGGGCGAGCCGGCGCGCGACTACGCACTCAGGATGGCGCGGGAAAAGGCCGGCGCGGTTTCATCGCGGTTCGCGGAAGCGATTGTGATCGGCGCCGACACCATCGTGATGTGCGAGACTCAAATTCTGGAAAAGCCCGCCCATCCTGAGGACGCGCGCCGGATGCTCGAGATGCTCTCCGGGCGCACTCACACGGTCGTGACTGCGTTTGCATTGGCGCGCGGCGGAAGCGTCCTGGAGAGTTCGCCGGTCGAGAGCCAGGTCACTTTTCGCAAACTGTCCGAGGCCGAAATCGACGATTACATTGCCACCGAGGAACCATTCGACAAGGCCGGGGCGTACGGAATTCAGGGCGTTGGCGGTGGATTTATTTCCCGCGTCGAAGGATCGCGCGACAACGTGATGGGCCTGCCGACAGAGCCGGTCGTCGCGGCGCTGGCGCGATGGGGCGTGAAGCCCGCTTAG